Proteins co-encoded in one Maylandia zebra isolate NMK-2024a linkage group LG16, Mzebra_GT3a, whole genome shotgun sequence genomic window:
- the olig2 gene encoding oligodendrocyte transcription factor 2, which translates to MDSDTSRVSSRPSSPEVDDIFMSTLKKSVHGFSGAVSSTQSDSPSEIPGLRGLSALDEDSLSLRMASKKDRKLLSENELQAIRLKINSRERKRMHDLNVAMDGLREVMPYAHGPSVRKLSKIATLLLARNYILMLSNSLEEMKRLVSEIYGSSGHHSGFHPSACGTMTHAGPVPGHPAASHASHPGVHHPLLPSAAVSTASLSAPGISAVTSVRPHHGLLKAPTASAGPLGSSFQHWGVGTGMPCPCSMCQVPPPHVSSMSTVTMPRLTSDSK; encoded by the coding sequence ATGGACTCAGATACAAGCCGCGTGTCAAGCAGACCGTCCTCTCCCGAGGTGGACGACATCTTCATGTCTACTTTGAAGAAGTCTGTGCACGGCTTCTCCGGCGCTGTGTCCTCTACGCAGAGTGACTCTCCGTCAGAGATCCCCGGTCTGCGTGGCCTCTCCGCCCTCGACGAGGACTCTCTGTCGCTCCGGATGGCATCCAAGAAAGACCGTAAACTCCTCTCGGAGAACGAGCTGCAGGCGATCCGCCTCAAGATCAACAGCCGCGAGAGGAAAAGAATGCACGACCTCAACGTGGCCATGGACGGGCTGCGGGAGGTCATGCCCTACGCGCACGGACCGTCGGTGCGTAAACTCTCCAAAATCGCAACGTTGCTGCTGGCGAGAAACTACATCCTGATGCTGAGCAACTCTCTGGAAGAGATGAAGCGGCTTGTAAGTGAAATCTACGGCAGTAGCGGACATCACAGCGGCTTCCACCCGTCAGCATGTGGGACTATGACACACGCGGGGCCCGTGCCGGGACACCCGGCGGCTTCTCACGCATCGCACCCCGGGGTACATCACCCTCTCCTCCCGTCGGCGGCTGTCTCCACTGCCTCTCTTTCCGCGCCCGGTATCTCCGCCGTCACTTCAGTCAGACCCCACCACGGACTTCTCAAAGCGCCCACTGCCAGTGCGGGGCCCTTGGGCAGCAGTTTCCAGCACTGGGGCGTTGGCACCGGCATGCCCTGTCCGTGCAGCATGTGCCAAGTCCCGCCTCCGCATGTGTCCAGCATGAGCACCGTCACCATGCCGAGGCTCACCAGCGACTCTAAGTGA